A window of the Gemmatirosa kalamazoonensis genome harbors these coding sequences:
- the paaI gene encoding hydroxyphenylacetyl-CoA thioesterase PaaI: protein MSELQALAESVLAHMLAGDAFTRALGMQVLEIAPRRAVVRLTVRDDMVNGFGICHGGVTFALADSALAFASNSHGNVTVSIENAIGYASSASVGDVLTARCEAESTGRRVSFYRVAVTNQRDEPVAHFRGTVYDTGRRHT, encoded by the coding sequence GTGAGCGAGCTCCAGGCGCTGGCCGAGTCGGTCCTGGCGCACATGCTCGCTGGCGACGCGTTCACGCGCGCGCTCGGCATGCAGGTGCTGGAGATCGCGCCGCGACGCGCCGTCGTGCGACTCACCGTGCGCGACGACATGGTGAACGGGTTCGGCATCTGCCACGGCGGCGTCACGTTCGCGCTCGCCGACAGCGCGCTCGCGTTCGCGAGCAACTCGCACGGCAATGTCACGGTGAGCATCGAGAACGCCATCGGCTACGCGTCGTCGGCGAGCGTCGGCGATGTGCTGACCGCGCGCTGCGAGGCGGAGAGCACCGGCCGGCGCGTGAGCTTCTACCGCGTCGCCGTCACGAACCAGCGCGACGAGCCCGTGGCCCATTTCCGCGGGACGGTGTATGACACGGGGAGACGACACACCTGA
- a CDS encoding ABC transporter permease, producing the protein MTLFSASAALRSGFAALRTNPLRTFLSALGVVIGIGAMISVLALSDGVESSIRKQLAADGRVLTMRIEPKTTEFVDGLQMPRARFAVFGSADAEALGAVVGTAGTVDLSVTGPSYVTVGDAGKRRGMMLRGLNFPPPYVREHPPAAGRFFAADEGRSGARVLVLSDALAAALAQTLKESPAAADVVPATTTGRRDAAAARPKRVQPTTAECRALVGRSVTVGDEPWTIIGILQPPEDAPTACSGKPAATRLPGGPSMGLPSAVAPTGAALRAVVAMPGRPIAPTLVLTAARVEDLPTLRAAAQRWLSMRFGKPTGSGASASGGWHDQVDLSSYERESEGIRQGMLVFRLLMGAITGISLVVGGVGIMNVLLATVTERTREIGISKAVGARRRDVLVQYLAESVAISAMGAVLGTALGYAVAQVVAAFMRTQATMPVHAGFSLSTMLVAVGAPLVVGVAFGMYPALRASRLSPIDAIRHE; encoded by the coding sequence ATGACTCTCTTCTCCGCCTCGGCCGCACTCCGCTCCGGCTTCGCCGCGCTCCGCACGAACCCCCTCCGGACGTTCCTCTCCGCGCTCGGCGTCGTCATCGGCATCGGCGCCATGATCTCCGTGCTCGCCCTCTCCGACGGCGTCGAATCGTCGATCCGCAAGCAGCTCGCGGCCGACGGCCGGGTGCTCACGATGCGGATCGAGCCGAAGACCACCGAGTTCGTCGACGGCCTGCAGATGCCGCGTGCGCGCTTCGCCGTCTTCGGTTCGGCGGACGCGGAGGCGCTCGGCGCGGTGGTCGGCACGGCCGGCACGGTCGACCTGTCGGTGACGGGGCCGTCGTACGTGACCGTCGGCGACGCCGGGAAGCGACGCGGGATGATGCTGCGCGGGCTCAACTTCCCACCGCCGTACGTCCGCGAGCACCCGCCGGCCGCCGGGCGGTTCTTCGCGGCCGACGAGGGACGATCCGGCGCCCGCGTGCTCGTCCTGTCCGACGCGCTCGCCGCCGCGCTCGCGCAGACGCTGAAGGAGAGCCCCGCAGCGGCCGACGTGGTACCCGCGACGACGACGGGGCGACGCGACGCGGCCGCCGCGCGCCCGAAGCGGGTGCAGCCGACCACCGCCGAATGCCGCGCGCTCGTCGGCCGGAGCGTGACCGTCGGCGACGAGCCGTGGACCATCATCGGCATCCTCCAGCCTCCGGAAGACGCGCCGACCGCGTGCAGCGGCAAGCCGGCGGCGACGCGACTGCCCGGCGGGCCGTCGATGGGGCTTCCGAGCGCGGTGGCTCCGACCGGGGCCGCGCTCCGTGCCGTCGTCGCGATGCCCGGCCGGCCGATCGCTCCGACACTCGTGCTCACCGCGGCGCGCGTCGAGGACCTCCCGACGCTCCGCGCGGCGGCGCAGCGGTGGCTGTCGATGCGGTTCGGCAAGCCGACCGGATCGGGCGCCTCGGCCAGCGGCGGGTGGCACGACCAGGTCGACCTCTCCAGCTACGAGCGCGAGAGCGAGGGGATCCGACAGGGGATGCTCGTGTTCCGACTGCTGATGGGCGCCATCACCGGCATCTCGCTCGTCGTCGGCGGCGTGGGGATCATGAACGTGCTGCTCGCCACGGTGACGGAGCGCACGCGCGAGATCGGGATCAGCAAGGCGGTGGGCGCGCGCCGCCGCGACGTCCTGGTACAGTACCTCGCCGAGTCGGTCGCGATCTCCGCGATGGGCGCGGTGCTCGGCACCGCCCTGGGCTACGCGGTGGCGCAGGTCGTCGCCGCGTTCATGCGCACGCAGGCGACGATGCCCGTGCACGCGGGCTTCTCGCTGTCGACGATGCTCGTCGCCGTCGGCGCGCCGCTCGTCGTGGGCGTCGCGTTCGGGATGTACCCGGCGCTGCGCGCGTCGCGGCTGTCGCCGATCGACGCGATACGGCATGAATGA
- the paaZ gene encoding phenylacetic acid degradation bifunctional protein PaaZ — MRLQNYALGQWVEGTGKFTELFHAVTGEKVAEASSAGLDFRGMAEYARTVGGPALRRLTFHQRARMLKALAVYLTERKTEFYKVSEATGATKGDHWIDIDGGIGTLFAYASRGRREFPDETFYVDGPTEALSKGGTFVGRHVCVPLEGVAVHINAFNFPVWGMLEKLAVSLLAGVPCIVKPATVTSFLTESVFRAMIASGILPNGSVQLICGSAGDLLDHLGMQDAVAFTGSASTGRMLRQTESIVEHNVRFNQEADSLNYSMLGPDARPGSDEFDLFVKEVAREMTVKAGQKCTAIRRTIVPAPMVDDVIQALRARLGGVKVGDPRVEGVRMGPLAGRGQVGEVDRSLRALLGATELVYGGPGSLDVVGADAERGAFFPITLLYDDDPFEKRAPHDVEAFGPVNTVMPYDTVDEAIELAKLGKGSLVGSLFTADDRVARDVALGTAAYHGRLMLVNRHSAKESTGHGSPLPHLVHGGPGRAGGGEEMGGVRGVLHYMQRTAIQGSPSTLAAVTREWTKGAAELSDRVHPFRKHFEELAVGETWHTHRRTVTEADVTNFAGISGDFFYAHVDDIAARTSIFERRVAHGYFVLSAAAGLFVDPAPGPVLANYGLEGLRFVKPVYIGDTIQVRLTCKSKTAKDDREGQVPQGVVAWDVEVTNQDAEPVAVYTVLTLVRRLYTLDGKPYDRPAAVATPEVFVTEQPGTAPARMT, encoded by the coding sequence ATGCGCCTCCAGAACTACGCCCTCGGCCAGTGGGTCGAGGGCACCGGCAAGTTCACGGAACTGTTCCACGCCGTCACCGGCGAGAAGGTGGCCGAGGCGTCGAGCGCGGGGCTCGACTTCCGGGGCATGGCCGAGTACGCGCGCACCGTGGGCGGGCCCGCGCTGCGGCGGCTCACGTTCCATCAGCGCGCGCGCATGCTGAAGGCGCTCGCCGTGTACCTCACCGAGCGGAAGACCGAGTTCTACAAGGTCTCCGAGGCCACCGGCGCGACGAAAGGCGACCACTGGATCGACATCGACGGCGGCATCGGGACGCTGTTCGCGTACGCGAGCCGCGGCCGGCGCGAGTTCCCCGACGAGACGTTCTACGTCGACGGGCCGACGGAGGCGCTGTCGAAGGGCGGCACGTTCGTCGGCCGACACGTGTGCGTGCCGCTCGAGGGCGTCGCGGTGCACATCAACGCGTTCAACTTCCCCGTGTGGGGGATGCTCGAGAAGCTCGCCGTGTCGCTGCTCGCCGGCGTGCCGTGCATCGTGAAGCCGGCGACGGTGACGAGCTTCCTGACCGAGTCCGTGTTCCGCGCCATGATCGCGAGCGGCATCCTGCCTAATGGGAGCGTGCAGCTCATCTGCGGCTCGGCCGGCGATCTGCTCGACCACCTCGGCATGCAGGACGCCGTCGCGTTCACCGGCAGCGCGTCCACCGGCCGGATGCTGCGGCAGACGGAGTCTATCGTTGAGCACAACGTCCGCTTCAACCAGGAAGCGGACTCGCTGAACTACTCCATGCTCGGCCCCGACGCGCGCCCGGGCTCCGACGAGTTCGACCTGTTCGTGAAGGAGGTCGCGCGCGAGATGACCGTGAAGGCGGGGCAGAAATGCACCGCCATCCGCCGCACGATCGTCCCCGCGCCGATGGTCGACGACGTCATCCAGGCGCTGCGCGCGCGGCTCGGCGGCGTGAAGGTCGGCGACCCGCGTGTGGAAGGGGTGCGCATGGGACCCCTGGCCGGACGCGGGCAGGTCGGCGAGGTCGATCGGAGCCTGCGCGCGCTGTTGGGCGCGACGGAGCTCGTGTACGGCGGCCCCGGCTCGCTCGACGTCGTCGGCGCGGACGCGGAGCGCGGCGCGTTCTTCCCCATCACGCTGCTCTACGACGACGATCCGTTCGAGAAGCGCGCGCCGCACGACGTGGAGGCGTTCGGGCCGGTGAACACGGTGATGCCGTACGACACGGTCGACGAGGCGATCGAGCTCGCGAAGCTCGGCAAGGGCTCGCTCGTCGGCTCGCTGTTCACCGCGGACGATCGCGTCGCGCGCGACGTCGCGCTGGGCACGGCGGCGTACCACGGGCGCCTCATGCTCGTGAACCGTCACAGCGCGAAGGAATCGACCGGCCACGGCTCGCCGCTGCCGCACCTCGTGCACGGCGGCCCGGGGCGCGCCGGCGGCGGCGAGGAGATGGGCGGTGTGCGCGGCGTGCTGCACTACATGCAGCGCACCGCGATCCAGGGCTCGCCCTCGACGCTCGCCGCCGTCACGCGCGAGTGGACGAAGGGCGCCGCGGAGCTGTCCGACCGCGTGCACCCGTTCCGGAAGCACTTCGAGGAGCTGGCGGTGGGCGAGACGTGGCACACCCACCGCCGCACCGTCACCGAGGCCGACGTCACGAACTTCGCGGGCATCTCGGGCGACTTCTTCTACGCGCACGTCGACGACATCGCGGCGCGCACCTCGATCTTCGAGCGGCGCGTGGCGCACGGCTACTTCGTGCTCTCCGCGGCGGCGGGGCTGTTCGTCGATCCCGCGCCCGGTCCCGTGCTCGCGAACTACGGGCTCGAGGGGCTCCGCTTCGTGAAGCCGGTGTACATCGGCGACACGATCCAGGTGCGTCTCACGTGCAAGTCGAAGACGGCGAAGGACGACCGCGAGGGGCAGGTCCCGCAGGGCGTCGTCGCGTGGGACGTCGAGGTCACGAACCAGGACGCCGAGCCGGTCGCGGTCTACACCGTGCTCACGCTCGTCCGGCGTCTGTACACGCTCGACGGCAAGCCGTACGACCGGCCGGCGGCGGTCGCGACGCCGGAGGTGTTCGTCACCGAGCAACCCGGTACCGCGCCCGCCCGCATGACCTGA
- the paaG gene encoding 2-(1,2-epoxy-1,2-dihydrophenyl)acetyl-CoA isomerase PaaG, which yields MDYQHVRYEVADGVATLTLNRPEVLNSFTRPMSAELQDALRRLADDATVRAVVLTGAGRGFCAGQDLAEAVPPDGSAPPPIAGIVRQTYNPVVRALRSMEKPVVCAVNGVAAGAGANLALACDIVLAADSASFVQAFAKIGLVPDTGGTFFLPRVVGMARASALMLLGDKLTATDAQAMGMIWRVVPAASLMDEARALAARLATQPTRAFGLIKRLLNASLENDLDAQLELEADLQAEAAATADFREGVAAFLGKRAPVFLGR from the coding sequence ATGGACTACCAGCACGTTCGCTACGAGGTCGCCGACGGCGTCGCCACGCTGACGCTGAACCGGCCGGAGGTCCTCAACAGCTTCACCCGCCCGATGTCGGCCGAGCTCCAGGACGCTTTGCGCCGCTTGGCCGACGACGCGACGGTGCGCGCCGTCGTGCTCACCGGCGCGGGGCGCGGCTTCTGCGCCGGCCAGGACCTCGCCGAAGCGGTCCCGCCCGACGGCAGCGCGCCGCCGCCGATCGCCGGCATCGTGCGGCAGACGTACAACCCGGTGGTGCGCGCGCTCCGCTCGATGGAGAAGCCGGTGGTCTGCGCGGTGAACGGCGTCGCGGCAGGCGCCGGCGCGAACCTCGCGCTCGCGTGCGACATCGTGCTCGCGGCCGACTCGGCGTCGTTCGTCCAGGCGTTCGCGAAGATCGGCCTCGTGCCCGACACCGGCGGGACGTTCTTCCTCCCGCGCGTCGTCGGGATGGCGCGCGCCTCGGCGCTCATGCTGCTGGGCGACAAGCTCACCGCCACCGACGCGCAGGCGATGGGCATGATCTGGCGCGTCGTGCCGGCGGCGTCCCTCATGGACGAGGCCCGCGCCCTCGCCGCCCGCCTCGCCACGCAGCCGACGCGCGCGTTCGGTCTCATCAAGCGTCTGCTGAACGCGTCGCTCGAGAACGATCTCGACGCGCAGCTCGAGCTGGAAGCGGATCTGCAGGCGGAGGCGGCGGCGACGGCGGACTTCCGCGAGGGCGTCGCGGCGTTCCTCGGCAAGCGCGCGCCCGTGTTCCTGGGGCGGTGA
- a CDS encoding alpha/beta hydrolase-fold protein: protein MRRLVLLALVAALPAMAQSPADTSAKPITIGVQTAIRSTILGEERPLMIHLPPSYTARPKAVYPVVYLLDGDAHFAAVSAMADFLARNSRAPEMIVVAIPNTKDRTHDLTPPAAAGVTKLAVSDRDTVTQSFPTAGGAAKLRAFITDELAPWVQSRYRTAPYRILVGHSFGGLFAVDALASTPRAFDAYVAISPSLWWDDGKYVKRAETAIAAAALDGRALYMTTGEREGSSMIDPARELAATLDARHPAGFRSWYRVMPTETHNSNPLRTEYDALERIFAGWEPPDSVTMAAVVKGDVAPLEAYHAALTKRFGIPTAVSPDDINQMAYYHLQQKHLDIALKLFRHNVERSPDYANGWDSLADGLEAQGDLAGAIRSQEKAVAVGEAQQDPALPTFRAHLERLRGAAKR from the coding sequence ATGCGCCGTCTCGTCCTGCTCGCGCTCGTCGCTGCGCTCCCGGCCATGGCTCAGTCGCCCGCCGACACGTCCGCGAAGCCGATCACGATCGGCGTGCAGACGGCGATCCGCTCGACGATCCTCGGCGAGGAGCGGCCGCTGATGATCCACCTGCCCCCTTCGTACACCGCGCGGCCGAAGGCGGTCTACCCGGTGGTCTATCTGCTCGACGGGGACGCGCACTTCGCCGCCGTGAGCGCGATGGCGGACTTCCTGGCGCGGAACAGTCGCGCGCCGGAGATGATCGTCGTCGCGATCCCGAACACGAAGGACCGGACGCACGATCTCACGCCGCCCGCCGCCGCCGGCGTCACGAAGCTCGCGGTGAGCGACCGGGACACGGTGACGCAGAGCTTCCCGACCGCCGGAGGCGCGGCGAAGCTGCGCGCGTTCATCACGGACGAGCTGGCGCCGTGGGTCCAGTCGCGCTATCGGACCGCGCCGTACCGCATCCTCGTCGGCCACTCGTTCGGCGGGCTGTTCGCCGTCGACGCGCTGGCGAGCACGCCGCGCGCGTTCGACGCGTACGTCGCGATCAGCCCGTCGCTGTGGTGGGACGACGGCAAGTACGTGAAGCGCGCCGAGACCGCGATCGCGGCCGCGGCGCTCGACGGCCGCGCACTGTACATGACGACGGGCGAGCGCGAGGGGAGCTCGATGATCGACCCCGCGCGCGAGCTCGCCGCGACGCTCGACGCACGGCACCCGGCCGGGTTCCGGTCGTGGTATCGCGTGATGCCGACGGAGACGCACAACAGCAATCCGCTGCGCACGGAGTACGACGCGCTCGAGCGGATCTTCGCCGGATGGGAGCCGCCGGACAGCGTGACGATGGCGGCGGTGGTCAAGGGCGACGTCGCGCCGCTCGAGGCGTACCACGCGGCGCTCACCAAGCGGTTCGGCATCCCGACCGCCGTGTCGCCCGACGACATCAACCAGATGGCGTACTACCACCTGCAGCAGAAGCACCTCGACATCGCGCTGAAGCTGTTCCGCCACAACGTGGAGCGGTCGCCGGACTACGCAAACGGGTGGGACAGCCTGGCCGACGGCCTCGAGGCGCAGGGAGATCTCGCGGGAGCGATCCGGTCGCAGGAGAAGGCGGTGGCGGTCGGCGAGGCGCAGCAGGACCCGGCGCTGCCGACGTTTCGCGCGCACCTGGAGCGGCTGCGCGGGGCGGCGAAGCGTTAG
- a CDS encoding transferase hexapeptide repeat family protein: MIYEFEGMIPVVHESAFVHPQAAVTGNVTIGRDVYVGPGAAIRGDWGGIVIEDGCNVQESCTIHVFPGALVVLEEAAHVGHGAVIHGARLGRNVLIGMNAVVMDRAHVGAGSIVGALTFVPADMMIPERKVVVGNPARVVKDVSDEMLAWKTEGTRLYQGLPARLHAELRAREPLRETTLEQEALRASQRAIYRTWNETRKE, translated from the coding sequence ATGATCTACGAGTTCGAGGGGATGATCCCCGTCGTGCACGAGAGCGCGTTCGTGCACCCGCAGGCCGCGGTCACCGGCAACGTGACCATCGGCCGCGACGTGTACGTCGGTCCCGGCGCCGCCATCCGCGGGGACTGGGGCGGCATCGTGATCGAGGACGGCTGCAACGTACAGGAGAGCTGCACCATCCACGTCTTCCCCGGCGCCCTGGTCGTGCTCGAGGAGGCGGCGCACGTCGGCCACGGTGCGGTGATCCACGGCGCGCGGCTCGGCCGCAACGTGTTGATCGGCATGAACGCGGTCGTCATGGACCGCGCGCACGTCGGCGCGGGATCGATCGTCGGCGCGCTCACGTTCGTGCCGGCCGACATGATGATCCCCGAGCGCAAGGTCGTCGTCGGCAACCCGGCGCGCGTGGTGAAGGACGTGAGCGACGAGATGCTCGCGTGGAAGACCGAGGGCACGCGCCTGTACCAGGGGCTGCCCGCGCGACTCCACGCCGAGCTCCGAGCACGCGAGCCGCTGCGCGAGACGACGCTGGAGCAGGAGGCGCTGCGCGCGTCGCAGCGGGCGATCTACCGCACGTGGAACGAGACGCGAAAAGAATAG
- a CDS encoding 3-hydroxyacyl-CoA dehydrogenase NAD-binding domain-containing protein, producing the protein MDQGTVVGVLGAGAMGTGIAQVALVRGHRVVLADARPDAAERASETLGRALAREVEKGRLTPAAANGAHRRLTIVRGTEDLAPFAECGLVIEAVVEDLGVKRESFRRLEDVVTDEAVLATNTSSLSVASIAGACRRPERVVGVHFFNPAPVLPLVEIVPALATSPAIAIAVRQLVDGWGKTTVLASDTPGFIVNRVARPFYGESLRLLDEGLADAATIDWAMRAIGGFRMGPFELMDFIGLDVNYAVTRSVYEATFHDPRYRPSLTQQRLVEAGRLGRKTGLGFYDYAEGAERPAATEDRALGERILRRVLAMLVNEAADAVYWRVASAADVEIAMTKGVNYPRGLLAWGDEIGADVILEEMEALRETYREDRYRPSLHLMQAVRDERSLLS; encoded by the coding sequence ATGGACCAGGGGACGGTGGTGGGCGTGCTGGGCGCTGGCGCGATGGGCACCGGCATCGCGCAGGTCGCGCTCGTGCGCGGCCACCGCGTGGTGCTCGCCGACGCGCGCCCCGACGCGGCGGAGCGGGCGAGCGAGACGTTAGGCAGGGCGCTCGCGCGCGAGGTGGAGAAGGGGCGGCTGACCCCCGCGGCGGCGAACGGGGCGCATCGGCGGCTCACCATCGTGCGCGGCACGGAGGATCTCGCGCCGTTCGCCGAGTGCGGGCTCGTGATCGAGGCCGTCGTCGAGGATCTCGGCGTGAAGCGCGAGAGCTTCCGGCGGCTGGAGGACGTGGTGACGGACGAGGCGGTGCTGGCGACGAACACGTCGTCCCTCTCCGTCGCGTCGATCGCCGGCGCGTGCCGCCGGCCGGAGCGCGTCGTCGGCGTGCACTTCTTCAACCCCGCGCCGGTGCTGCCGCTCGTCGAGATCGTCCCCGCGCTCGCCACGTCGCCGGCGATCGCGATCGCCGTTAGGCAGCTCGTCGACGGGTGGGGCAAGACGACGGTGCTCGCGAGCGACACGCCCGGGTTCATCGTGAACCGCGTCGCGCGGCCGTTCTACGGAGAGAGCCTTCGTCTGCTCGACGAAGGCTTGGCCGACGCGGCGACGATCGACTGGGCGATGCGCGCGATCGGTGGGTTTCGCATGGGACCGTTCGAGCTGATGGACTTCATCGGCCTCGACGTGAACTACGCCGTCACGCGCTCGGTCTACGAGGCGACGTTCCACGACCCGCGCTACCGTCCCTCGCTCACCCAGCAGCGCCTCGTCGAGGCCGGACGGCTCGGTCGCAAGACGGGACTCGGCTTCTACGATTACGCCGAGGGCGCGGAGCGGCCCGCGGCCACGGAGGACCGCGCGCTCGGCGAGCGGATCCTGCGGCGCGTGCTGGCGATGCTCGTGAACGAGGCCGCCGACGCCGTGTACTGGCGCGTGGCGAGCGCCGCCGACGTCGAGATCGCGATGACGAAGGGCGTCAACTATCCGCGCGGCCTGCTCGCGTGGGGCGACGAGATCGGCGCCGACGTGATCCTCGAGGAGATGGAGGCACTGCGCGAGACGTATCGCGAGGACCGCTACCGCCCGAGCCTCCATCTGATGCAGGCCGTGCGCGACGAGCGGTCGCTCCTGTCGTGA
- the pcaF gene encoding 3-oxoadipyl-CoA thiolase, which produces MRSAFLLDGTRTPIGSLAGALAEARPDDLAAHVIRALLERHARLDPARVGDVILGCANQAGEDNRNVARMAGLLAGLPVTVPGETVNRLCASGMAATAHAARAVMLGDGDVYVAGGVESMTRAPFVMSKASKPFGRDVELFDTSLGWRFVNPRMRAAYGTDAMGETAENVVERMGISRADQDLFACRSQQKAAAARARGRFAMEITPVDVPAGRKGTVRVEHDEFIRPDTTLDGLAKLRPAFREGGSVTAGNASGLNDGACALLVASEDVVKELGVEPLARVVSTAVAGVEPRVMGLGPVPATREALRKAKLSLDDLGLLELNEAFAAQVLGCLRELGVADDDARVNPNGGAIALGHPLGMSGARLLLTAAHELRERGERYALCTMCVGVGQGMATVIERP; this is translated from the coding sequence ATGCGATCCGCTTTCCTCCTAGACGGCACCCGCACTCCGATCGGCAGCCTCGCCGGCGCGCTCGCCGAGGCGCGTCCCGACGACCTCGCCGCGCACGTCATCCGCGCGCTGCTCGAGCGCCACGCGAGGCTCGATCCGGCGCGCGTCGGCGACGTGATCCTGGGCTGCGCGAACCAGGCGGGCGAGGACAACCGCAACGTCGCGCGCATGGCGGGGCTGCTCGCCGGCTTGCCCGTCACCGTGCCCGGCGAGACGGTGAACCGCCTGTGCGCGTCGGGTATGGCGGCGACGGCGCACGCGGCGCGCGCGGTGATGCTCGGCGACGGCGACGTCTACGTCGCGGGCGGCGTCGAGAGCATGACGCGCGCGCCGTTCGTGATGTCGAAGGCGTCCAAGCCGTTCGGCCGCGACGTCGAGCTGTTCGACACGTCGTTGGGCTGGCGCTTCGTGAACCCGAGGATGCGCGCCGCGTACGGCACCGACGCGATGGGCGAGACGGCGGAGAACGTCGTCGAGCGCATGGGCATCTCGCGCGCGGACCAGGACCTGTTCGCGTGCCGCTCGCAGCAGAAGGCCGCCGCGGCGCGCGCGCGCGGACGCTTCGCGATGGAGATCACGCCGGTCGACGTGCCGGCAGGTCGCAAGGGCACCGTGCGCGTCGAGCACGACGAGTTCATACGCCCCGACACGACGCTCGACGGGCTCGCCAAGCTGCGCCCGGCGTTCCGCGAGGGCGGGAGCGTCACCGCGGGCAACGCCTCGGGGCTGAACGACGGCGCGTGCGCGCTGCTCGTCGCGTCGGAGGACGTCGTAAAGGAGCTCGGCGTCGAGCCGCTCGCGCGCGTGGTCAGCACGGCGGTGGCGGGCGTGGAGCCGCGCGTCATGGGCCTCGGGCCCGTCCCGGCGACGCGCGAGGCGCTTCGCAAAGCGAAGCTGTCGCTCGACGACCTCGGGCTGCTGGAGCTGAACGAGGCGTTCGCCGCGCAGGTCCTCGGCTGCCTCCGGGAGCTCGGGGTGGCCGACGACGACGCGCGCGTGAATCCGAACGGCGGCGCCATCGCGCTCGGCCATCCGTTAGGCATGTCCGGCGCGCGCCTGCTGCTCACGGCGGCCCACGAGCTGCGCGAGCGCGGCGAGCGCTACGCGCTGTGCACCATGTGCGTCGGCGTGGGGCAGGGGATGGCGACCGTCATCGAAAGACCATGA